One Meriones unguiculatus strain TT.TT164.6M chromosome 5, Bangor_MerUng_6.1, whole genome shotgun sequence DNA segment encodes these proteins:
- the Tmsb10 gene encoding thymosin beta-10 produces MADKPDMGEIASFDKAKLKKTETQEKNTLPTKETIEQEKRSEIS; encoded by the exons ATGGCAGACAAGCCGGACATGGGGGAAATCGCCAGCTTTGATAAGGCCAAGCTGAAGAAAACCGAGACGCAGGAGAAGAACACCCTGCCGACcaaagaga CCATCGAACAGGAAAAGAGGAGCGAAATTTCCTAA